In Salmo trutta unplaced genomic scaffold, fSalTru1.1, whole genome shotgun sequence, a genomic segment contains:
- the LOC115187300 gene encoding uncharacterized protein LOC115187300, with protein sequence MYCPAYDLIHLSTHLELRRNRLRQCSLDPKVHSIVERAVRSILGEQSNEPRSNLLSPSQVVVEVVPRLLLALWLHPEEGHSEHPILISGMAVGMVAAVVEKLSCMLKDPSHHIPFSRAAAFDSVRSILGRISQSFSTDDLQSPFYMSSVCAFVADEVQSCFQPPAATLPVPPVLLVAVSTTRPADIQAEAEPISLLLEVVDVTPEERTLTMAIFATLPTDIQAEDVAVVIPDVTPHVTKDVTLDVPCRARKGAVRRFFCRLWRAVCCCACQKEEEEQY encoded by the exons ATGTACTGCCCTGCATATGACTTGATCCATTTATCTACACATCTGGAACTACGCAGAAACAGACTAAGACAGTGTTCTCT CGATCCAAAAGTCCACAGCATCGTGGAGAGAGCTGTGAGGAGCATTCTGGGCGAGCAGTCCAATGAGCCCCGTAGCAACCTGCTCAGCCCATctcaggtggtggtggaggtggtgcccAGGCTCCTCCTGGCCCTGTGGCTTCACCCAGAGGAAGGCCATTCAGAGCACCCAATCCTAATAAGCGGGATGGCCGTGGGCATGGTGGCGGCCGTAGTGGAGAAGCTCTCCTGCATGTTAAAGGACCCTTCACATCACATCCCTTTCTCCCGGGCTGCTGCTTTTGACTCTGTGCGGTCGATCCTCGGGAGAATCAGTCAGTCCTTCTCCACGGATGACCTCCAGAGCCCTTTTTATATGAGCTCTGTCTGTGCCTTTGTGGCGGACGAGGTGCAGAGCTGCTTCCAGCCCCCTGCAGCCACCCTACCAGTCCCCCCTGTCCTCCTGGTGGCCGTCTCCACCACACGACCAGCTGACATCCAAGCAG AGGCAGAGCCCATCTCTTTACTCTTGGAGGTTGTGGACGTCACACCTGAAGAAAGGACTCTCACAATGGCCATCTTCGCCACTCTGCCAACTGACATCCAAGCAG AGGATGTTGCTGTGGTCATCCCGGATGTCACCCCACACGTCACCAAGGACGTGACACTGGATGTTCCATGCAGAGCTAGGAAAGGAGCAGTCAGGCGATTTTTCTGCAGGCTTTGGAGGGCAGTGTGCTGCTGCGCCTgccagaaggaagaggaggaacaaTATTAA